Sequence from the Rutidosis leptorrhynchoides isolate AG116_Rl617_1_P2 chromosome 3, CSIRO_AGI_Rlap_v1, whole genome shotgun sequence genome:
ACTAGATGATCCAATCAAAGGTTATCATGATTCATGAGCCAATGATTACGTTGACTAGGCCCATTAGATATCTTATTCGTTGATTTATATATGAAGCCCATATATGCTACTGGGTCACTTTCTGCATAGGCTTTTTaggaatttaatttttttttttttttttttgctttataACGTATTTTCACATGTTACATTACTTGATTTATTAAAAAGAGAATaatctatatttttaaaactaattacCAAACAATAAAAATGTTGATAGTCCAGGAGTTGAAATTAACATGCATCGAATTAAGAAGAAATTAATTAAGATGTGAAACACATAATTAACAAACATATACTATTGTATATTATTTGTACTTACCTGTGTAGCTCTAGATATCATTATGATTATACAaacatttatatctatatatttaaactTCATTGATTAATTAAACTCCTAATGATGGATGCTTGTGGGCTATCATCGTCAACGGTGGACAATAACTGGGAGAGACGATCACTAAGGTCATCAACCTCCTTGTGCAAGTTTCTCACGTAGCTGCACGTCTCGTGTAACACCTTTGAAGCCGATGCCTACACCAAAACCATATACGCCAAATGAAGATTAGTCGAGATATTAATAAAGATCAACTTACATGTGAAAATTTTGTCATTTTATTTGTATGAATAATGCATAATTAATTTGGTATATTGTACTCCTACTAATTAAACTAGCAAGGTTGGTTGTGTGATGCAAGCTTAAGTATTTAAGGTGCTTTGAGTGTGAGAAAAATATATTCATTTTTCGAATTCTGTTAGATTGAGAAGTGAACGGAATAGTACGGAGTATTATCAATTGGTTTGAGTGGTATGGGGTGGGATTAAACTTGGGTACGGCTAAACcaggttcgattctcactccaagcgggagtttccaacctttgatggtactgctaacatcaatgcgatttgCGAAGCAGGTTTCGGGAAGGTTtttccaaccttcgatggtactgccaataTCGTCCGAATTGGGTTTCTTTCTaacatatgtgtgggtgacatatgaTCGCGAAGGTGGTTAAGTCCCCTCTGGTGATGCCGATATTGCCGTTCTGAAAAAAAGTTAGTATTAATATTTCTAATTTAACAGAAACCCATGATCCAGGCACAGTATACCTTTTTGGAACGACGATTGCGAAGCTCAGGAATGTGTTGTTGCAACTTGGAGACGAGTTCAATAATCTGATCGTCTGTGATCCTTGACGACGTTCCTGATGACCTTCTACTAGACATTATGATTAACTTAAACGTTAAAGATTATTAATCGATGATATGTATGAAAGCAGGCAAGTGAGTTAGAATGCATATAATAGGTAGATATATGGGGGGTTTATATATGGTTGGAATTAAGGATGTAAAGA
This genomic interval carries:
- the LOC139896328 gene encoding transcription factor PRE6-like, which translates into the protein MSSRRSSGTSSRITDDQIIELVSKLQQHIPELRNRRSKKASASKVLHETCSYVRNLHKEVDDLSDRLSQLLSTVDDDSPQASIIRSLINQ